In the genome of Sinorhizobium chiapasense, the window AATCGAACGCGACTTGAAAAGGTTCGCCTCCGTTTCCTTGCCGAGCGGCAATTCGGTCTTCTTTTCTTCCTGTTCGTCGTCGTTCCGCATTCTTCGGACTCCTCATGAAATGTCTACAAAGTGAGATAATGCGACTCGACAGCGAAGACAATGCAAAGAGGCGATCGAAGGCGGTATCGAATTGTAGGCGCTGCCGCCATGGTAAATGTTGGAGCCGGAAACGCGGTTTGGATGGCGCGCGAAAGGCCAATAATATCAGTGCGTCATGAAAGCAGCGCAGGGCACCGGCTCGCCTTCCAGCCAGACCGACCCCGACCATTTTTTGAGGAAATCCGAAATGCCGGTAATCCGCTCCGCTGTGCCGCACGAGCTGGAAGCTCTTGCTCAGATTGGTCTATCCGCGTGGTGCAGGGGAATAAAGCCGCTTGTTCCGGCGCGCGTTGCGGCAAAGATCGAGCGCCGCAACCCGTTCCTTCCGTTCCTCAGGGAGTTGGGGTCGCGTGTGTTGATCGCCGAAATCGGTGGGGAACCGGCCGGTCTCGGCGCTTGCGCGAAGACGATACAATCAGCGATATTTGGGTAGCCCCCGCCTTTGAAGGACGGGGCGCCGGAACGGCCCTCATAACGGCGCTTGAAGCGCAAATCGCTGAGCGGGGACGCACCCAGGCGCAGATCCAGGTGGCTGCAGCAAACGACCGAGCCCTCCGACTCTATCACAACCTTGGATATCGACAGCTTTGGCGGAAGGTTGCTTTCGATCCCGTGCTGGAGACCGATCTGGAGAAGATCGGCCTGTCGAAGCCCCTCTACTGCATGTCTCCTTAAATCGACGTCGATTTAAGGAGACATGCAGAAATTCAAAGTGCTACAGCGACCTTTGCGCGTCTGATAAGACGCGCGGCGCTGTAGTGAATCAACCCCGCCCGCGATAGGTCGGCACACCCTGATCCGGCAGCCAGGTGCCCTCCGGCGGCTTGCCCGTCTGCCAGAAGACATCGATCGGAATGCCGCCGCGCGGATACCAATAGGCGCCGATCCTCAGCCACTTCGGCGAAAGCAGCGACACCAGCCTCTTGGCGATGTCGATGGTGCAATCCTCGTGGAAAGCGCCATGGTTGCGGAAGGAGTGCAGAAAGAGCTTGAGCGACTTCGACTCCACGAGCCAGCCATCCGGCACATAGTCGATGACGATATGGGCGAAATCCGGCTGTCCCGTCATCGGACAAAGCGAAGTAAACTCCGGTGCCGTGAAGCGGACGACGAAATCCGTGCCGGCATAGCTGCTCGGCACCCTTTCCAGCACCGCCTCATCCGGGCTCTGCGGCAGGTCAACCTTGGTGCCTAGTTGTGAAAGTCCCGATACGTCCGTTTTTGTCATTTCCTTACTGCTCCACTAGATCACGACCATTTGGGTCGGTACGACCCAAATCCTGGCCGTGATCGATTCTAAATAGTAACAGCGGGATGCGGGCGGAAAACCGCATACGCTTTTCCTCATCCCGATCTGGTCTTCACGCGCACACCGTGCGCCTTCTCGCCTTCCGGCTCGACATGAATGGCTATTCTCGCGCCCGGATGAACGACGCGGATTGCGTCCTCGATCCGGTCGCAAATGTCATGGGCGTCGCCGACGGGCATCGCTTCGGGCACGACCATGTGGAAATCCACGAAAATCGCCGGACCAGCCTGCCGTGTCTTCAGATCGTGAACGCCGAGAGAGCCGCCGGCATTTGCCGCGATCGCCTGCTTGATCGCCTCCTCCTCCTCCGCCGGCACGGCCCTGTCCATCAGTCCGTCGACCGAACGCGAGATGACCTTCCAGCCCTGGAACAGGATGTTGCCGGCGACGATCACCGCCAGCAACGGATCGAGGATGGCGTATCCGGTGGCAATGGCAAGAAGAAGGCCGACGAGCACGCCGGCCGACGTTACGACGTCGGAGAGAATGTGGTGTCCGTCGGCGCTCAGCGCCGGCGAGCGATAACGGGCACCGGCGCGGATCAGCACATAAGCCCAGATCGCGTTGATGACACTGGCGGCAAAATTGATCGCAAGACCGAGCGCCGGTGCGCTCAGCAACTCTGGCGCCATCATCTCCGGCACCGCCTCCCACATGATGAGAAGAGCCGCCACGACGATCAATACGCCTTCGATGACGGCGGAAAAATACTCCGCCTTGTGGTGCCCGAACGGGTGGGTCGCATCCGCCGGCTTTGCGGCATAGCCAATCATCGCGTAGGCGATCACTGCGGCAATCACGTTCACGATGGATTCCAGCCCGTCGGAAAGCAGCGCAACCGAACCGGTCACCCACCAGGCGAGCATCTTCAGCCCCATGACACCGATGGAAAGCGGCATGCCCCAAAAGGCCAGCCTCAGGATTGTTCTGCTATCGGACGCGGTCATCTTCATTCCTCGTGCAGATGCAAACGAGTTGCAAATGCAAGCCCATTCAAACGCAAAACCGCCCGCGCGAATTTTCGCGCAGGCGGGCTCCAAACACCATATGGGTGATAATGCACGGCTTGTCAAAGGGCCGTGAGGTGCAGACTTGCGCCGGCGCTAAATTCAAGCGTCGTCAGGCGGCCTTGGTTTTCGCCCGCTTGGCGAGATGCGCGACCACGTTCTCGATCATCCTCATGCCGGCGTCGCCGCCGAGCGTCATGATCGATTCCGGATGGAACTGCACCGCCGCCACAGGCTCTTTCATGTGCTCGATGCCCATGATCGTGCCGTCCTCGCTCTCTGCCGTGATCATGAATTCACGCGGCAGGCTGGAAGGATCGGCAAAGATCGAATGATAGCGTCCGACGGTTACCTCCTTGCCGAGGCCGGAGAAAACGATGCCAGGTTCCAGCACGCGGATGCGCGACGGCTTGCCGTGCATGGGGATCGCCAGTTGCCTGAGGTCGCCGCCATAGGCTTCGGCGAGCGCCTGAAGGCCGAGGCAGACGCCGAAGATCGGCAGGTCGCGCGCCCTTGCCTTCTTGATCGTCGCCTTGCAGTCGAAATCCTTCGGGGTGCCCGGTCCAGGCGAGAGCACGACGAGGTCCGGCTTGACGCGGTCGAAAATTTCCTCCGCGACCGGCGTGCGCACCGTGGTGACAGCCGCCCCCGTCTGCCGGAAATAATTCGCCAGCGTGTGGACGAAGCTGTCTTCGTGGTCGACGAGCAGGATGCTGACGCCTGCGCCGACCGGCGCAACGTCGCGCCCGGCCTTGGCGCTGTTGGCGGACTTGGCGTCGCGGATGGCTGCAATCATGGCGGATGCCTTCAATTCGGTTTCGGCCTCTTCTTCTTCCGGATTGGAATCATAGAGCAGCGTCGCGCCCGCCCTCACCTCGGCGATCCCGTCCTTGATGCGGATGGTGCGCAAGGTCAGGCCGGTGTTCATGTCGCCATTGAAGCCGACCATGCCGATTGCGCCACCGTACCACGCGCGCGGGCTCTTCTCATGGCCCTCGATGAAGCGCATGGCCCAGAGCTTCGGCGCGCCGGTGACGGTCACCGCCCACGCGTGGCTGAGGAAGCCATCGAAGGCGTCCATGTCATCGCGCAACCGTCCCTCGATGTGGTCGACCGTGTGGATCAGCCGCGAATACATCTCGATCTGGCGACGGCCGATGACCTTCACCGAGCCGGGAACGCAGACGCGGCTCTTGTCGTTGCGGTCGACGTCCGAGCACATGGTAAGCTCGGATTCGTCCTTCTTCGAATTCAACAGCTTCAGGATCTGCTCGCTGTCGGCGATCGGGTCGTCGCCCCGCTTGATCGTGCCGGAAATCGGGCAGGTCTCGATGCGGCGGCCCGAGACCCGGACGAACATCTCCGGCGAGGCGCCGACGAGATACTCCTGGTTTCCGAGATTGATGAAGAAGGAATAGGGCGAAGGGTTGATCGCTTTCAGCCGGTTGGAAATTTCCGACGGCCGGCTTTCGCAACGCTCGTAGAACTTCTGTCCCGGTACGACCTCGAAGAGATCGCCGCGACGGAAGCTTTCCTTGGCCTTGACCACGAGTTCGGCATATTCGCCAGGGCGGTGATCGCCGTGCGGCGGAATGCTATTGACGGTGCGGAACGGCTCCGGCGCGATTTCCGCCGCCTTGCCCTCGGTCGAAAGGCCGCCCTTGGCAAAGTCATAGCAGTCGACCCAGGCCTTCGCCGCATAGTGGTCGACGACGAGGATCTCGTCCGGCAGGAAAAGGACCATGTCGCGCTGGTCGTCGGGCCGCTGCAATTTGAGGTCGATCGCGTCGAACTGGAAGGCAAGGTCGTAGCCGAAGGCGCCATAGAAGCCGAGATTGGAATCCTCGGCCGAATGGAAAAGGTTCGTCACGGCGCGCAGGACCGTGAAGACCGTTGGCATCTTCGAGCGCTCTTCCTCGGTAAACACCCGGTCCGGCTGGTTGATGGTGAGATCGAGCCGACGCGCCGTCGACGCACCAATGGTGATGTCTGCAACGGATTTCAGATGTTCGCCGATAAGCGCCAGCAACACTTCGCCGCGCCCATTATAGGCTTCGATCCAGAGCGAGCGACCGAAGGAAGAGATGGCGAGCGGCGGGTCGACGACGGCGGTGTCCCAGCGTGTGTAACGGCCGGGATATTCGTAGTTCGAGGAGAAGACCGCGCCGCGCCGCTCGTCGAGCTTGTCGACACAGGACGAGATCGCATCCGTGTAGGACGCATCGCGCCGCCTGCGCGTGACGACGATGCCGCCTTCGGTGGTGTAGCTCTCCGCGCCGTCTTCCAGAATTACCGTTGCCATTCGCCTCGCTCCGTAAAAGCCCGGTCTTTCCACACGGCTTTGAATACGAAAAAGCCGCCTCGAAATCTCCGGGCGGCTTCATGTCTCAATCACGCATGACTGGTCAAGGCCGCCTCAGCGAGCCCACCACCAGATCGAAATGTTGCGTGCGTCTATCATGGGCGAAGTGTTAGCGCGGCTTGCGAATGCACGCAAGCGGGAAAACGGCGATTGACAGCAGAGTTGGAGCGGGCGGCCGCCGCGAGCCGCCCATTCGATCGATCGGGTGCGTTGGGCTGCTCAGAAGCGTTGCGTCAGCGAGATCTTGAAGGTCCGGCCCGGCTCCGAATAGAAGTCTGCCGGCTGCGTGAACGTGTTCTGGGTGTTGATGGCATCCCAATACGTCTTGTCGAAGACGTTGTAGACGCCGGCATTCACTCTCAAACCCGGCAGCTGCTCCGGTTCCCACCAACCGGTGACATCTACGATGCCGTAGCCCGGCGCCTTGAAGCTGTTGGTCGACTTGTCCGAAACGGCCATCGCAGCCGTCAGGATGACGTCGGTTCCCCAGGTTTCGGTGGCATAACCCCAACCGAGGACTCCCTTCAGCGGAGCCACGGAACCGAGTACCTCGTCCGTATCGAGATCCCGGCCATAGGCATAGGCGAGCGCGGTTCGGACGTGAAAGCCGTTGCTGAATACCTTGTGGCCTGACACCTCGATCCCGTGAATGGAGACGTTGGCGCGGTTTATCGCCTCGGTAATGCCGAGCGGATAGGTTCCGGTCGGGTCGAAGCTCCAGCGCTCGTCGATGAAGTTCCGGTACCTGTTGTAGAACGCGCTTACGCGGCCGCCGAAATCCTCGTCGCCGAGATTGGCCCCGACCTCAAAGCCGTGGC includes:
- a CDS encoding cation diffusion facilitator family transporter → MTASDSRTILRLAFWGMPLSIGVMGLKMLAWWVTGSVALLSDGLESIVNVIAAVIAYAMIGYAAKPADATHPFGHHKAEYFSAVIEGVLIVVAALLIMWEAVPEMMAPELLSAPALGLAINFAASVINAIWAYVLIRAGARYRSPALSADGHHILSDVVTSAGVLVGLLLAIATGYAILDPLLAVIVAGNILFQGWKVISRSVDGLMDRAVPAEEEEAIKQAIAANAGGSLGVHDLKTRQAGPAIFVDFHMVVPEAMPVGDAHDICDRIEDAIRVVHPGARIAIHVEPEGEKAHGVRVKTRSG
- the trpLE gene encoding trpE operon leader peptide TrpLE; the protein is MIDARNISIWWWAR
- a CDS encoding anthranilate synthase translates to MATVILEDGAESYTTEGGIVVTRRRRDASYTDAISSCVDKLDERRGAVFSSNYEYPGRYTRWDTAVVDPPLAISSFGRSLWIEAYNGRGEVLLALIGEHLKSVADITIGASTARRLDLTINQPDRVFTEEERSKMPTVFTVLRAVTNLFHSAEDSNLGFYGAFGYDLAFQFDAIDLKLQRPDDQRDMVLFLPDEILVVDHYAAKAWVDCYDFAKGGLSTEGKAAEIAPEPFRTVNSIPPHGDHRPGEYAELVVKAKESFRRGDLFEVVPGQKFYERCESRPSEISNRLKAINPSPYSFFINLGNQEYLVGASPEMFVRVSGRRIETCPISGTIKRGDDPIADSEQILKLLNSKKDESELTMCSDVDRNDKSRVCVPGSVKVIGRRQIEMYSRLIHTVDHIEGRLRDDMDAFDGFLSHAWAVTVTGAPKLWAMRFIEGHEKSPRAWYGGAIGMVGFNGDMNTGLTLRTIRIKDGIAEVRAGATLLYDSNPEEEEAETELKASAMIAAIRDAKSANSAKAGRDVAPVGAGVSILLVDHEDSFVHTLANYFRQTGAAVTTVRTPVAEEIFDRVKPDLVVLSPGPGTPKDFDCKATIKKARARDLPIFGVCLGLQALAEAYGGDLRQLAIPMHGKPSRIRVLEPGIVFSGLGKEVTVGRYHSIFADPSSLPREFMITAESEDGTIMGIEHMKEPVAAVQFHPESIMTLGGDAGMRMIENVVAHLAKRAKTKAA
- the queF gene encoding preQ(1) synthase, with protein sequence MTKTDVSGLSQLGTKVDLPQSPDEAVLERVPSSYAGTDFVVRFTAPEFTSLCPMTGQPDFAHIVIDYVPDGWLVESKSLKLFLHSFRNHGAFHEDCTIDIAKRLVSLLSPKWLRIGAYWYPRGGIPIDVFWQTGKPPEGTWLPDQGVPTYRGRG